From a single Calothrix sp. NIES-2098 genomic region:
- a CDS encoding ArsR family transcriptional regulator — protein MSRIQEFDCVERLKVLADETRLAVLKILMHSPMQVGEMNKILGLEQSLLSHHLQVLRRAKFVVRERNGKAFLYRLAPEVEVTTGSALNLGCCVLSFN, from the coding sequence ATGAGCAGAATACAGGAGTTTGACTGCGTAGAGAGGCTGAAAGTCTTGGCAGATGAAACCCGTCTAGCCGTGTTAAAAATCCTCATGCATAGTCCTATGCAGGTAGGGGAGATGAACAAGATTCTCGGTTTAGAACAAAGTCTGCTTTCTCATCATTTACAAGTTCTGCGTCGGGCAAAATTTGTAGTTCGGGAACGCAATGGTAAAGCATTTCTCTACCGTCTAGCTCCGGAAGTGGAAGTCACTACGGGTAGTGCGCTGAACCTTGGCTGTTGTGTCCTCTCTTTTAATTAA
- the pstA gene encoding phosphate ABC transporter, permease protein PstA: MQNLKAQIKTLKLPQDWLPITIIWLTAVLVTAIFLWILNDIFWHGIGHLSWQFITTEPVNAGREGGIAPILVSTLMIMAVCMAVSIPIGVGTAILLAEFTPTDSIFGGLVRRSLDVLAGVPSIVFGLFGNVFFCQILGLGFSILAGGLTLACMVLPILIRSTEEGFRAVPQEYRLGAASLGFSRTTTLWEILLPAAIPGLIVGLVLGIGRAIAETAALIFTSGYVDRMPESLLDSGRALSIHIFDLSMNISGGDSSAYASALILLLLLLLINGTAAWIAETWLHRRIIN; this comes from the coding sequence ATGCAAAATCTTAAAGCTCAAATTAAAACTCTGAAACTTCCTCAAGATTGGCTACCAATAACTATTATTTGGCTAACTGCTGTTTTGGTAACTGCCATATTCTTGTGGATACTGAATGATATTTTCTGGCATGGAATTGGTCACTTATCTTGGCAATTTATCACCACTGAACCTGTAAATGCTGGTAGAGAAGGGGGAATTGCGCCGATTTTGGTTTCCACCCTGATGATTATGGCAGTATGCATGGCAGTTTCTATCCCTATTGGTGTGGGTACAGCAATTTTGCTGGCAGAATTTACTCCAACTGATAGTATCTTTGGTGGATTAGTGCGGCGCAGTTTAGATGTTTTAGCTGGTGTTCCTTCAATCGTCTTTGGGTTATTTGGTAACGTCTTCTTTTGCCAAATTCTAGGCTTGGGATTTTCTATCCTTGCGGGAGGGTTAACATTAGCGTGTATGGTGTTACCAATCCTCATTCGCTCCACAGAAGAAGGATTTCGTGCTGTGCCCCAAGAGTATAGATTGGGCGCAGCATCTTTGGGTTTTTCTCGTACCACGACTTTATGGGAAATATTATTACCCGCTGCTATACCTGGTTTAATTGTGGGTTTGGTGCTGGGGATAGGAAGAGCGATCGCAGAAACTGCTGCTTTAATTTTTACTAGTGGTTATGTAGATAGAATGCCAGAATCATTGCTAGATTCTGGACGCGCACTTTCGATTCATATTTTTGATTTATCAATGAATATCTCTGGCGGAGATAGCAGTGCTTACGCTTCAGCATTAATTTTACTTTTATTGCTGCTGTTAATTAATGGCACAGCCGCATGGATTGCCGAAACTTGGTTGCACAGGAGAATTATTAACTGA
- a CDS encoding ABC phosphate transport system ATP-binding protein, with protein sequence MTQPEETFQPLIQTENLTLQYGQKTAFANVNLSINAGEIAALVGPSGCGKTSFLSCLNRLTDLIPHCRVKGRIQIGAFDVLNTKIDAIALRRKVGTIFQKPNPFPLSIWKNLELPLREHGIKNRETIDAIVETTLTDVGLWDEVKDRLHTSALALSGGQQQRLCIARALGLQPEILLLDEPCSALDPISSGVVEDLITSLRGRYTLLIVTHNLAQAKRIADRVALFWVQDGVGQLIETGTVAQIFESPQHPLTAAYVTGARG encoded by the coding sequence ATGACACAGCCAGAAGAAACATTTCAACCATTGATTCAAACTGAGAACTTGACCTTACAATACGGGCAAAAAACGGCCTTTGCAAACGTCAATCTCAGCATCAATGCAGGTGAAATTGCTGCTTTAGTTGGCCCTTCAGGTTGTGGAAAAACTAGCTTTCTCAGTTGTCTGAATCGCTTAACTGATTTGATTCCTCACTGTCGGGTAAAGGGGCGAATTCAAATAGGTGCTTTTGATGTACTCAATACCAAAATAGATGCGATCGCACTGCGGCGTAAAGTTGGCACGATCTTCCAAAAACCGAATCCTTTTCCTTTATCTATTTGGAAGAATTTAGAATTACCGTTGCGAGAACACGGGATTAAAAACCGCGAAACAATTGATGCGATCGTTGAGACAACTCTCACCGATGTAGGATTATGGGATGAAGTCAAAGACCGATTGCATACATCAGCTTTAGCGCTTTCCGGCGGACAACAGCAACGTTTGTGCATAGCAAGAGCTTTAGGTTTGCAACCAGAAATTTTACTATTGGATGAACCTTGTAGCGCCTTAGACCCAATTTCCAGTGGTGTAGTTGAAGATTTAATTACCAGCCTGCGGGGACGTTATACATTGCTGATTGTCACTCATAATCTTGCACAAGCCAAGCGCATTGCCGATCGTGTAGCTCTGTTTTGGGTTCAAGATGGCGTTGGTCAACTAATTGAAACGGGGACAGTAGCCCAAATTTTTGAATCTCCCCAGCATCCGCTAACGGCTGCCTATGTTACAGGTGCAAGGGGCTAA
- a CDS encoding peptidoglycan binding domain-containing protein yields MRLCHSSVPILTCFICLGLYQSPAKPAIPDLNPKFFILAQASTTLRPGSTGADVQTLQTQLKQLGYFNGVVDGEYKETTQTAVAKFQKAQGLLADGIVGSTTQESLQAAIAAKKTFTTAAVPTTKPSIKTKSTKQSILWWSLLGLGILGSIGAVIYCIRWFGQSKRSQYVENLDSDIETEAKPDSIALSLPESNANPDVTNSPPVTPSVTPKLLPPEKTSRLAKVNIVDELIKDLSSSDPTKRHKAIWDLGQQGDSRAIQPLVELMMNADSQEHSLILAALGEISIRTLKPMNRALAISIQNESPKVRQNAIRDLTRVYDMMSQISQMLRHALEDPDPEVQSTARYALNQINRIRVVSQPESLPKEGQGSREQGDEGGQGRQGRQGRNNN; encoded by the coding sequence ATGAGGCTATGCCACTCCTCAGTCCCTATCTTGACCTGTTTTATCTGTCTGGGTTTGTACCAGAGTCCTGCGAAACCAGCGATACCCGATCTCAACCCAAAATTTTTCATCTTGGCACAAGCCAGTACTACTCTCAGACCAGGTAGTACAGGAGCAGATGTACAAACTCTGCAAACCCAATTAAAACAGTTGGGATATTTTAATGGTGTGGTTGATGGGGAATACAAAGAAACTACGCAAACAGCTGTAGCTAAATTTCAAAAAGCTCAGGGTTTGCTAGCAGACGGTATTGTTGGCAGCACGACGCAAGAAAGCCTGCAAGCAGCCATTGCCGCAAAAAAAACATTTACTACTGCTGCTGTACCTACTACCAAACCCAGTATAAAAACCAAATCAACCAAACAGAGTATCCTTTGGTGGTCACTATTGGGATTGGGAATTTTAGGAAGTATTGGCGCAGTCATTTACTGTATTAGATGGTTCGGTCAGTCCAAGCGATCGCAATATGTAGAAAATTTAGATAGTGACATCGAGACTGAAGCCAAGCCAGACTCCATCGCACTATCATTACCAGAGTCAAACGCTAACCCAGATGTGACGAATTCCCCACCAGTCACACCATCTGTTACTCCCAAACTGTTACCACCAGAAAAAACTTCCCGTCTGGCGAAAGTCAATATAGTTGACGAATTGATTAAAGACTTATCCAGTTCCGATCCTACGAAACGACACAAGGCTATTTGGGATTTAGGTCAACAAGGAGATTCGCGGGCAATTCAGCCTTTAGTAGAACTGATGATGAATGCAGATTCTCAAGAACACAGCTTGATTTTGGCAGCTTTAGGTGAAATCAGCATCCGCACCTTAAAACCAATGAACCGTGCTTTAGCAATCTCCATTCAAAATGAAAGCCCAAAGGTAAGGCAAAATGCCATCCGCGACCTAACTCGCGTTTACGATATGATGTCCCAAATTAGCCAGATGCTACGCCACGCCTTAGAAGACCCAGATCCAGAAGTGCAGTCAACAGCCAGGTATGCTCTAAATCAGATTAATCGCATCCGCGTAGTATCACAGCCAGAGAGTCTGCCCAAAGAAGGGCAGGGGAGCAGGGAGCAGGGGGATGAGGGAGGACAAGGGAGACAAGGGAGACAAGGGAGAAATAATAATTGA
- the pstC gene encoding phosphate ABC transporter, permease protein PstC, with protein MLNSKTLSSSRNSDLWLIWILRVSGLMAGAIALLIIFFLIVESLPVLQHVGITRFFSDSSWNPTAGFYNLIPMLWGTLLAMFGSVLIATPIGILSAVFCQFYAPPTLAKIYRRLIELLAGIPSVVYGFWGLVVLVPLIGKLHPPGPSLLAGIAILTIMILPTIALVADASLAKVPLSYHQGAAALGLSRWATISNVIFPAAKSGLFTGMILETGRAIGETMAILMVCGNVVQIPKSLFDPIRTLTANIALEMAYATGDHRSALFVSGLVLMGLIVFLVAVAEVISQGKIYE; from the coding sequence TTGTTAAACAGCAAAACTTTGTCCTCGTCTCGAAATAGCGACCTGTGGTTAATTTGGATACTGCGGGTATCAGGATTGATGGCAGGTGCGATCGCACTTTTAATTATTTTCTTTTTGATTGTTGAATCTCTACCAGTTCTTCAACACGTTGGTATTACTCGCTTTTTTAGCGACTCCTCGTGGAACCCAACTGCTGGATTTTATAACCTGATACCGATGTTGTGGGGAACACTGCTAGCAATGTTTGGTTCAGTACTAATTGCTACTCCTATCGGCATTCTCTCCGCAGTCTTTTGTCAATTTTACGCCCCACCGACATTAGCTAAAATCTACCGCCGCTTAATTGAATTACTAGCAGGAATTCCTTCTGTAGTCTATGGCTTTTGGGGATTAGTAGTATTAGTTCCCTTAATTGGGAAATTGCATCCACCAGGGCCTAGCCTATTAGCTGGGATAGCCATACTCACAATCATGATTTTACCGACAATCGCATTGGTAGCCGATGCCAGTTTGGCGAAAGTCCCCTTATCTTACCATCAGGGAGCCGCAGCTTTAGGATTATCTCGCTGGGCGACTATCAGTAATGTCATATTTCCGGCTGCCAAATCGGGATTATTCACAGGAATGATTTTAGAAACAGGTCGTGCAATTGGCGAAACAATGGCAATTTTGATGGTGTGCGGTAATGTAGTACAAATTCCTAAATCTCTGTTTGACCCGATTCGTACCCTTACAGCTAACATTGCCTTAGAAATGGCATACGCCACAGGAGATCACCGTTCTGCACTCTTTGTTAGCGGTTTAGTTTTGATGGGGCTGATTGTATTTTTGGTTGCTGTTGCTGAAGTTATCAGTCAGGGAAAGATTTATGAGTGA
- a CDS encoding putative phosphate ABC transporter, phosphate-binding protein → MKSSAIIVSLAMGLATCLYLQGCSSPQQTTNNNVSKPQTKLVLTGSSTVAPLAAEIGKRFESSHPGVRIDVQSGGSSRGITDARQGVADVGMVSRALKPDEKDLKAFTIARDGVTVILHKDNPVKSLTDKQVVDIYTGKVTNWQQVGGKTGTITVVNKAEGRSTLELFTHYFKLKNTDIKAQVVIGDNEQGIKTVAGNPNAIGYVSIGSAENSEANKVPIKLLPVNGIAATTANVQNNTFPIARPLNLVTKTQPQGLAKEFIDYAQSQQVSDIVKQQNFVLVSK, encoded by the coding sequence ATGAAAAGTTCAGCAATTATCGTTAGTTTAGCTATGGGATTGGCAACTTGCTTGTATTTACAAGGTTGTTCTTCACCTCAGCAAACTACAAATAACAATGTCAGCAAGCCTCAAACCAAACTAGTACTAACTGGCTCCAGTACTGTGGCACCATTAGCAGCAGAAATTGGTAAACGCTTTGAATCTAGTCATCCAGGTGTACGAATTGATGTACAATCGGGAGGCTCTTCCCGTGGTATTACTGATGCTCGTCAGGGCGTAGCAGATGTTGGTATGGTTTCTCGTGCCTTGAAGCCGGACGAAAAAGATTTAAAGGCATTCACAATTGCCCGTGATGGAGTTACGGTGATTCTGCATAAAGATAATCCCGTGAAATCTCTAACAGATAAGCAGGTTGTAGATATCTATACTGGCAAAGTCACCAACTGGCAGCAGGTGGGAGGTAAAACCGGAACTATTACCGTTGTGAATAAAGCTGAAGGGCGTTCTACTCTGGAATTGTTTACCCACTACTTCAAGCTAAAAAACACCGATATTAAAGCGCAAGTGGTAATTGGTGATAACGAGCAAGGAATCAAGACTGTAGCCGGAAACCCCAACGCTATTGGCTATGTTTCTATCGGTTCGGCAGAAAATAGCGAGGCCAATAAAGTACCTATCAAGCTGTTACCAGTCAACGGTATAGCTGCAACAACTGCCAATGTACAGAATAATACCTTTCCCATTGCTCGTCCGTTGAACTTGGTAACAAAAACCCAACCCCAAGGGCTAGCAAAAGAATTCATTGATTATGCACAATCACAACAGGTAAGCGACATTGTTAAACAGCAAAACTTTGTCCTCGTCTCGAAATAG